The sequence TCGCAATATCATCACAAAACACTCTCACaaataaatgaaaaaagaaaaagaaaattgtGGTATAGTTCTTTGTCATGTTATCAAACAATGTAGAGATCAATGGAGTACCCGCTGCAGTTTACACccctttaaaaatatttacagATATCATTGTAAAAGGTCTCACTCTTTTCACCCCTTTTATTAAAGAGACTTGCCCTTGAAAAGAAATAAACTAGTCACAAAGAAGCGAACATCCGTGATTAACATCTTTAATAGCATCTACCCATCTACTAAAACAAGGAAATTCACCATTCTGATACAGAATTTTTTTAAGAAGATGGGCATTCACAGTCATCATAGCAGTTTTCCCTCCAGAACTAGCAAGTAAAAGAACAAAAAAGGAAACATTGCCTAGAAGGAACAGAATAGCGCGTGAAGATGTAGTACTCCATAGCTATTTCAGATATTAAAATTGTTTACAATCGATTCCCTGTTTTCCTAACTCCATTCATAAAAGACTGttgaaaattaatttatatagcCGAATAAAGACTACAGAGTAAAAATTTGAAACCTCCAGAAAGCTTATTAAAAATCTCGGTGCAGGTAATTTATCGCGCTTCTATGACATTGTAAATCTGAAAATTTAGCTCCACTTCCTCACATTCAAATGACTGAGCATTGATGGAAAATATACAAAAATCACACACCAGACTGTAATTAGATAAACATAAAATTGTTAAAGAATACAAGCAGCTGCTTCACTAGATGAAAAAAATactgaatattttatttaaaatgagataTATCCAATTATGAGTACAAGACGTTTGAGTAGCCGTGTTTCTGGTTAAAAAGTTGTTCATGTCTTGCTCAATATCATACGTGAAAGCTGCAGTTCTACACCTATGCTGGATGCAAAAGGGTGTCAAAATGAGATCCACAAGACAAATGTGTGCCAAAAGCAACAAAGTCAATATGGGAAACAAAAATTTAACAAGGAGAAGGAAGATAATAGAATTACAAGAGTCAGAAAGCAGGTAATATCGATAAATTAAcaaccatgattcaattttgcaCGTTAAAGATGTATCTTTCCAAGCACCGAAAAAATTGCAATGAAGATGAGCTATCCCCATAACCTGCCCTTTAAATGCTACTCGCAATTTCTAAGAAAACgcaaaaactgaaaaaaaaaaaaaaaaagaaaaaaatgcagGAATacacataaaatttaaatggaATCATAAAGCTAGCTCCAAAAATATTAAAGCaaacataaattaatttaatatcaGGCTCATTCTGAAGTAACGGAAACAACGAGATTTGCCTACCTTTGGGACGAGAAATTGATCCAAAGGAAATATAATCGGAACCAAAGAAAGGAAAAAATCTTGATTAAATCGACAGATGCCACAGAGCTCAACTGTCTTCAACTGATGGGCATAAAAAACCATGGGTATACCACTCCAGCTGCATTTGATGAACAtccatggttttttttttttttaattaaataataaaataaatactatatcaaatatataatatttattttttaaaaaaaatttgtaataaAATTGGCCAATTGGGTTTGGGAGCCCGGTTCTAGACGGACCGAAAAATCAAATCCGGCTCCCtagttttattatatatatatatatatatattttgaattgatatatatttttatttttcattatttaaatataaaaataataatattgattaaaaattaattaatgttatgaaaaaataataattttagtaataatgttaaaatattcaaaatcaacaacaagaataataaattaaaatgttACTAAATTAGAGTCTAGAGAtgaacaaaattttaattaaatcaaaatgaccgataaaataattaattcaaaaattggaATCATAATTATTGTGTTTTGTATCCAAATTACCCAAATTTTtgggaaaaattttaaaaactaagatttttttatttaaaaatctaataaaaGTGAATATATAAAAGCTACGTTTGAAGCTTAATTAGTTTCAATCAAACCAAATAAACTAATTTGatcgtatttttttaaaaataaaattgcatTTACATATGAATTTTACCAACgaccatatttttttaattcaatcaaTTCAGTTAGTTATTTTCGTTTAATTGATGTAATTGATGTTTTGGCATCTCACcccaatttttatattattattattattattattattattattattattattattattattattattattattattattatcaattagtattgtaataatattataatattggCCCTGTCTTactatttttagaatttttatatTCAATGTTTAATAGAAAATTTATGCTTTACTCTTTTTTTTTGGGTAAAAAAATGATTAACTCTGAATATCTCGAAATAATCAGTCGTTTCGGATTGAAAACCCCAAATTCATGCAACTGAACAACACTTTCGAAAAAAATATCAGCAAAAATATGGAGCATTCATCGATGCTTATGGTTTTCAACCCATATTTAcaatgaaaattaatatttttggaaTATGAGAAAAACTTAATTTTTTCATGCTTCTGATTGAATTGGAAATCCGtttcaataaattaaattgaCGCGCTACACAATTTCAGAGTTTTGTTTTGCAATTAATATTGAGAGTGAATTTTCTGTATTAATGGACTTAAAGAGCAGGGGACCACAATTCAAATAACTCCTCCAATAATCATCAGTATGAAATGTATCGGGTCAGGTTTATCTTGATCATAAACATGTTAAATTtcgttttcgaaaaaaaaaaaaggttcaaATCAGACTGTAAATTTCagatattaataattaattcagTTAATATTTGTGATTTCAAATTCTAAAATTTGAGAGATATTAAGATCAAGTTCTTAATTATAAAACACGGTTAATTCAATGTTATCCTTGCTCAACAATAATTCCAACGGCtcaatttttttacattttatttgcaaatcatgtttattttttagaataataattttcagatcaagttaaaacttaaataaatgaaaattaatccTCGGTGAAACTGATGAAGATTGTCGTTAATGTAGGGTCTTGACTTGGATAAGTGTCATACAGTTGTCTCGTTGTTCACCTCCAAAAAGTTAATGGTTCCATTCTTTCTTGTAGTCAAAAGTTGAACTTCCAAAAGCtatcactttaattattttctgACATTTCACGTTTTAATTAGCCATACTAAAACATGAACGAGTGGCAtaaagaaaaggaaagaaagGAAATAATAATTGAGATATATATAGACTAATCGGGACTTGAAATTATAAATCAATTGGGCAGGCGGATTACAAATTAATAATGAACCAAATGCAAGTCAAATGGGaacattaaaattattaattaatcaattaaaacTCTCTAAAAAGTCCCTTCAAGATCTAGCTAATTAATTCCCTAGCTCGGGATGCAAAGGAAAGAGTTTGAGTGTCCTATCTTCCCCTTCATCTTTCTCTATACAATTGTTACTATCATAATTAGTACTACTGTTAATAATAATGTTGTTCTCTTcaaaaatattatcaaatttccATGACATGCATTGTCTCTTGTTGAAGTTGGTCGTAACAACCTCAGTGATGACTGTCTCTTCCTCTCCCTGCAAGAAGTCATTTTCATTCAAATGAAAATACCCAAGAttcatatattaattaaattaaagttaaagttgaagtatatatatatatatatatataccttagGGGCCGGGGGTGAGAATAGTATAGAAGTGGCGGTGGCGAATAGGGGAGGTGGTGTTGTTGGGATATTAGTGTGGGCAAGGCTATTGCGCTTTTGCTTTTGTCTCTCACGAGCCTTGTGGTTCTGGAACCAGTAAAACACGTTTTTGCCTTCGATTTTGCCGTATTTCCCGAGCTGAGCAGTGATTTGCTCGATCTGTTGGGCATTGGGTGTGCGCATCCCCCCTCTGTATAGCATTTCCAGTATTCCTATTTGTTCTTGAGTTGGATTCCACCTTGTTCCCCCCGGTTGGGCTTCTACCTATAACAATACAAgtaaaacaaaaattatatatgATCATTAATATATTCCATAGTAGTTTTATCTAAAAGAACCCCGAAGGAGACCCCATCTCATATGAGTTAGAGGCTTATTGGCTCATGCGAGGGTTAAATCGAgagatgtgcacgagcggcagggacCTGAGGAAGGGAGCAACATGACCAACCCTCAGTGcttcacacgaggatcgaacccgcaatgcTGAAGAATTTcttcccacgtcacctcaggccttaTCAACTCGCCTATGCCTCTATGGGCTTCCATATATAATAGTTTTATGGTTCATTACAAGTGTtgattccatataaaatttttggaaTAATACCAAAGCTGTCTAGCTCCATAGTCAAAAATAGACACTAGCTACCCAATTGATCGTTCATATTgctttatacatatatatgaatTCATAACTTTTGAAATAATTTGATATACTACATGTCTAGCGTTATATATATAGCTTTGTCACACCGTCGTCAGACTGACGTGTCCGTGTTTCATGTTTCTAACGTAATGTTTTCAGTGTGGCCGACGTATTTACCTTGCTACATATGCATGCAGAAATATTGTATATATGATGAGTGGAGAAAATAAATTCCTTCGGACCATGCAGAATGTGACAATATATGATGATGGAGCTGGAGATCATATCATGTGcagactatatatatattatatatatatcagtaCCTGAGCAGATTCTTTCTTCTGAGCATCCGAGGATCCAAGTTTCCTAGGACCACTTTCTGGTCTGATGAAACTCTTGAGATCGAAAGCGGTACAATTGGCGGTGGCGGTACTGGTTGCGGAGATGGCTTCGGAGACGGGGGCTGGCAACTTGGGGGCGAGCGGCCGCAGGCGTTTGCAGCCGAGAGTAAGGGATGGGGGTTCGTGCTCCCAAAATCCACGCGCCAGTTGATGAAGTTTCATGTCTTGAATTTCCATGAATGGatgttttcttgaaaatatgtGGTGCTTATATAGAAAGATGATGTGAAGtgggatgaaaaaaaaaattaaaaggcaaAAGATGGGGGGGTGGAAATTAGGGCAAGATTAAGCCGAGACCAAATGATGAGGTGAGGTTGACTTGAGATTTCCATTGTTAAGAAAGAGAAATGGAAAAGTTGATTGCTAGTGTAAAAAAGTAATAAATAGTGTGCTAACTTTTTAATAATAGGTTCTAATTAATATTCTATTTCTTCATTATTATTCATATATTCTTGTTAAAGTTCTGACAGTGTGAGTGGTTTattacatattattatttaattatgtaaGTAGCTAGATTATTCAATATACATATTCTCAAACATGAATGCATGAAATAATCATCCATGTTAAACGTAACTAAAGCTAAATtaagtttgaaaaaaaattcctAGTTACCTTAAAAATTATAGTATAAATATAAAGAATAGTAGGTATGATAAATGTTATAGTAAAAGGGGCCGGGGAGCTATATAATACGTAGTAATTGGATGTGCTTTAACTCAAAAATCTATAATTGGAGTGGTATGTACAATTGTATGAGCGTGCGGTCGCATGTATATGCGTGTGGTTGGGTAGTCTAATCGAGGGgtttttattttcttgcttTCATGATAAGGTGTCTTTGCTTTTCGGTGGCATCTTCTTTTATTGTACTAAAGTGCGAGGGAATGTAAAAAACAACTCCAATCCCTAAACTTCAAAATGCACTCTCTCCTTTTCAAGatacacacatatacatatatagataGATAATTGTCTTTTAATTTTCGAAGTTTTATACAAACACCCGAAAACACGATCTTCGTCTTGTCGTATTTATACCTTTTCTAAGGAAAAGAATTAATCTTTAGATTTCATTGCTTTACATTCTTAGTCAATCAAATACACACGGGGATTCAACTTAGGAAAGTAGTTAAGCAAAATTAGTGAgctgaaaatttttattttaatttacattatatatgTGGACTATATAGATAAATATCTGGGATGGATGTGAGTTTTTGTGTGTGGAGTGAGAACAGAGAAATGAATGCCGTTTTTTAGTGTTGAAAAATTACAAAAGATACACGATATTATAAGATTCACAAACGACCAAATCTCTCTTAAAGTCATGTATATGCGATATataaatttgttttttaaatatattttgtcTCCCTTTATTATTGGGAACTGTTTGCTCCAAATTCCCAAATAGTACACAACCACCAAAACCTACTTTTTATCTTGTTTTTGTGTGACAAAACAAATCTTTGAATGATTTGGGACACCTGTGATCAACATTCTTGTTTGAATATGGTGCACACATCTTATTTCAAATTTAATGCCATAGTGCATGATTGTGAAGCATCAATTATCTAGCAAATCTCTCCTAAGATTTGAAGCAACAAGAGAtcgaaaaaaatatatcatttacCAAATTGCTCATAAATTCCTCTTTAACATTCATAGGAGAAAtgcaattttaattaatatgtaAATTGGTATATATGTTTTCAGTTTTAGTTTTGCCCCGCGCGAAGTTTCCTCCCGTGATATGAGTTACTACCCCTTGATCACTTATACCGCCCCAAACATCTGACTGCATTTTCCAACTGAAATGGAATATTACTACCGAAATGGAATTGTACATCCAGAATAGTCCTAAGAACACATGATCCCAAGCTGATACTTGGCATGTACCCCCTCTTCGAGTTGTAACTTTTCAATGTTTTattttaatcaaataaattaggaaattttttatttggttcttatttttagccaaaaaaaCCACAAAACATCGACATTATTTATTTGATACTGATGCTCTACTATATGGCTCTTATAGTgagaatataatatataaacatTATTATCCATATTAAAGAAAATATAAACCAAAAAAgggaaataaagaaataagtacaccaaatatttcaaaatgaTCAGAACGAAAAAAATCTCGTCATTCCCCTTTAATATAGATTTAAATATAAGTTTTATTCTCGTTATATGAATCATATAAAAGAATATTGATGTCAAATGAGCAATATTTGTTAGATTTAGTGTTTTGAACTAAAAATGGGTAAGCTAGATCCTACCTATATAGGCACTCCTTGACGTAGATCTAACGGTGgacatttatcaataaatgtgagatccattattttttagtgAACTCCGCATGTATTGATAAATTAGGACCCTTAGATCTATCATGGGGGTAATGCCTGTATAGGTAGGTTGAAATGAAccctaaaaaaataataaaaaaataaaacaaaagatcCAATTATCCAAGTTATATATTggataaaaacaaaatatatttgATAAATTATAGGAGCGAAACCTAAAACATATCAAATTACAGaactaaaatttcaattttctcACCTTCATATATATTAATACTTTAACATACTATCGATATATAGTAcgtattataaattaaaatcacTAACAATTTGAGTTAATTATTTTTCGGAAACAAGTGAACAAACACGACCCATAAAAAGCAAATCTCATTATTAGTTTACATAACGATATTAATAGAAACAAACTGAGTCAAATTTGAAGAGAAAAAACCAAATCAACATTGAGTTATATATATGAACTCGAACAACTGTATTCATGATCAGTGAATACAAAGACTCCAATCTATCTCTCGTCTGTATAGCTGTATGGATAGAGTACGGTAGTGtccaaattataaaaatatttggagtaAAACAACAAAGATTCTAACACCTTGACAAAGGGTGTACATGTGTTTTTGTAACTGTCAGAAGTGCTGTAAGTTCAAATGTAATTCCCATTTCCAACATTTGTACATGTTGTCGTTGAACATTTTGGTAGCTTTCAGTATTTTGtccttatttttattatttataaaaatcttGCATCCCTGGCGTTTGTGTAGCGAATTTTATACGTTTCACtttatattttatgattttccattttttttaaacaaaagcTCTTCATAAAATCTTTGTTTGGATCCAAAATGTGTAGTTTCAAAGCTAACTTCAATCTttaacttctttttttttttttccttttttttaaaaaataatatatatttagaaTATATACTGAAATTCATTTCATTaacaatataattaatattttggactccaactataatgtcaaaaaaaaaacatttttttaaaaataatttgaagCATATATAAAATACTTTAATCTAAAATAAAAGTGCATTAATGATCCTCTGATAATTAAATATTCTACTTAAATGTGTTTCCAACTTATTAATGAATTAGTTCATACTTAACACATAGATTATAAGTTAATTAAAAATCTCtttcttttaataaaattaGCGTGAGGGAAATTATAATATATGCTAATAACAATGGCATTAATTCCATGGGCGAAGGCAAGTTTTGAAAATTGTGTTCACGCATTTTGCTGTATAAGgacaagattttaaatttttagattatAGTGGAAAATTGAAGATTTATACAGTGGAATATCGGCACCAATGTTGGGAAAGTATTATATATTatgattgaaatatatatacatcCCATCAATCGCCAAAATATTCCTCGATATCCTTTCACAAATCTGTAGCTGACTTTGAATATTCATGTGTAAACATGGTTTCTTTGGGTCTGTCATTTACCACCTATTTTGTTTACTGACACATTGAAACAAATACGTTGTACGCATTTTTTTTTCCAGGCAAACATTCTGCAAGTTGAACatttttaacatatatatattaattgatagTATCTGATCCGTCCCATTTATATAGACTTACgcatcttctttctttttcttttttttttttttctcacctAGATTAACATAATTgaaattgaaaggaatattttattccttaaaaacATCCTAatataaaaagattttatttaatatcttttgcctttcttggacatgaaataatatttatttaagtgttttatttcatattgataagctgattagaatatttatcatatcatatctaatacttatcttttcttattttatgtagatttgatatgatcaaataaaaggaatcctacgcctacaaaaaaacacattaaagaaggattcTTTGCATATATATGAGATTAGAGATCGACGAAAGTAGAAAAAATAGAGAGCTTCACATACGTACGTGAGAACTGAAGAACTTCTGAAGCTTGTCACGATCGTGGTTGCTTGAAGCCGTGAAGAACACTCGAAGATTGTTGATCGAAGAGTGTTTACATCTCACGTGTTTTGGCTTCAAGTTTTTCTCCTTACTATGTTTTCGTTATTCTATTccatatagaatttttaggagaactttATTCTTTATTTCTCACTTGTattgagaaattgaattttacaataattactaattttagggtttgtaaaactctttaaaagtttttctagtgaagttttgccctgaggcgctgcaagagtattttatactcttgcttaaataatttgagtctatttaattggttgcttgtttattttatttatgctttaattatattccgctgcaaattactcaaggtgttatagtaggtgttgtcaacaccttgtgacaacacctcaaactgtttatgtgcaacccccattcccttacaagtggcatcagagccatattcttgatacactaagaactgatcttggtttgtttattttattacagagaataagatggactcatcgtctgttgcgaactcgttcctgaaacctccggtccttgatggcacgaattacgcactatggaagaatatgatgcgatatactattaaggctatggatgttcgtgcttggcaaagtattctgactggttggactcctccaaagactctagatgaagatggagactacatcatcaagcaagaagaaacttggactgccgagaaaacacaaagttcaagctacaatgctaatgcactcaatgcaatttttgcaactgtggatatgaggatgtatggaatcatagccgactgcactattgctaaggatgcatgggatgctcttcaaaaacactgtgaaggaactgatagcgtgagaagaacaagattgagattgttaaacgcaagatttgagaataccaggatggatgagaatgaaactattgctgattatgataagaaacttagggagataactacagaggcgcatgctcttggaggacctattgctagtgaaactatggtgaacaaggttcttcgatccttgcctaaaagatttaatgggaagatttgggcgcttgaagaaattaaagacacttcaaagatgaagatgacttaACTGATTAGCAtccttcaagtttttgagatgaacaattcagaacaagagaaggataaaggaaaatcaatagACCTTCAAGCCTCAAAACCCTCAtacgaggagtatgttcaatttcatcaagaagttTATCAATCTGActtggaagattattcgatcTCTCTTAtgactaggaaattcaatgattatctgaaaaagatgaaagagtcaagaaagacggatcaaaaactcaaggctccaatgttctcTAACAAGCTTTTAAGGATTACTGGAACAGAACAATCACCAAGGAAACCTGttgatactcctaagcctcgactgatgttggaagagaagaagaagtttgtctcaaagaagttggacactgttcaatgtcatacttgtcaaggttttggacactatgcaaatgagtgtgccaaCACGCTTAGAAAAGGAATGAACACATTtttgagtgatgaagagtctgaagaagaagaacgtgaagatgaagaaagtcatactgccttatctgccctactgaagagcaagaaaaagtttcaagtgaatcctttaggtgttgccgcaggtattgccacacctggccgcaacatctcccaaaggtcagtgtGTTTGAATTCCTCCATTACTAATAACatgtgtgataatgatacatgtgaagagacaatgtccatggaagaagctcggatgatgtttgaagagttacatactgattgggttgaaaggaataagatgaatactattctttcgaaggaaaattctgatctaaaggctgatgtgtcaagactggaagtcatgcagagtaagaaagacatggaaCTAAGCCAAGTGAAGAAAGAACTCGgaagagcaaatgctacattggccaagtttaattcaagcacttcCAGGCTTGATTCATTAcacatgatgggaagagatggtacgactggtttaggttttgaaaacagcatatttgaggttggtgaaagtttgaaaggccctgtgtttgtcaaggaaagtaGCAGTGCAAAAAGCTTAAGCAAAAAGGCCTCACCAagtgatcctccaaaaccaaagccataGCTTGCTGCCCCTTCAAAAtctagaaggaaacgtaagtacatctgtcattactgtcatagaccaggtcatatcaaaccatattgTTTTAAGCTGCAGTAAGACTACATGTATAgatctgcatcgaaggtgttgcctaaggtgttgccaacacctccccacaacatccctagaaacagatcttatgtaagaaagatttgggtaccaaaagctgatattcaatgtcatatgatttatactgctttgagaactaatatttcaggtgcatggtactttgatagcggtagctctcgtcacatga comes from Henckelia pumila isolate YLH828 chromosome 4, ASM3356847v2, whole genome shotgun sequence and encodes:
- the LOC140866369 gene encoding WUSCHEL-related homeobox 4-like, producing the protein MEIQDMKLHQLARGFWEHEPPSLTLGCKRLRPLAPKLPAPVSEAISATSTATANCTAFDLKSFIRPESGPRKLGSSDAQKKESAQVEAQPGGTRWNPTQEQIGILEMLYRGGMRTPNAQQIEQITAQLGKYGKIEGKNVFYWFQNHKARERQKQKRNSLAHTNIPTTPPPLFATATSILFSPPAPKGEEETVITEVVTTNFNKRQCMSWKFDNIFEENNIIINSSTNYDSNNCIEKDEGEDRTLKLFPLHPELGN